GGTTTCCATCGATGAGGCCGTTGCCGTTGCTATGGATGAACCAGCAGGGGATGTTCTCTCCATTCTTCACATCCCAGCGGAAGTCCCTCTGCCAGCCCCTGTGGAAACACAGCAAGGAGGAGAGACGATGATGAgaaaagtgtgtgtatgtactgcatgtgtttgtgtgtgtgtagacatctACCTAGTCACTGTAAGCTCCTGTCCCTTCACTAGCATGGTGGCATCTGGTTTCTCTGGCACCTCTCCTGGACGCATGTCTTTCACCTCAAACTGCACGCCATGGTAAAACTGACCTGCATGGGGACAATACAATACATTTGAATTGATCAACCAAACAGACAATTGTCCAATATAATGCAGAGGCCGTGGACgctgggggagaggaggtggcgATCCTAAGAGGAGGTGGCTGTCCTACCTAGAAGGCCAGGGACTCTGGGGGAGAAGATGTGGCTGTCCTACCTAGAAGGCCGTGGACGCTGGGGGATAAGAGGTGGCTGTCCAGGGTATAGAATCCCAGATAGTCCTGGTGGTAGGGGTGCTGCTTCCACACCTTGTGTAGGATGACCACAAACCGGACCGAGTCCCTGAGGGTGACAGTCAAGCTGCGGTCTTTGGTCACCTGCAGGTccatactgtaggagggagagaggcagagagaggtggttTAACCACGATCACAGAATAAAACGTTAGATGCCCCTTCAACCTTATGTGGTAGGGGGGTTGCATTACAGAGTTATATGGAAGCCAGAACGGCAAAATCAGAATGGGTAAGGGTGCTTACTTGGCTCCCTTGAGAGAGGCGGTGTCTGACCAGAAGAGCTTGGCCTGCTTGCCATCCTGGGACACAGTGATGTCATGAGTGGTCACCTCCAGTCTCACCCCCAGCCCCTGGTGAACGATGCCAAAGCGACCAAAATAGGTGTTCACTTTGCCATCAGGGGCCACTTTCTTATCCCCAATGGTCTGGCCGTTGACCAAAATACCTGCAAGGCAGCATGGGATTGAGGCAAGCTGTTGATATAGATTTGATAGGTGTTATTTATTTGATAAAACAAGTGTCATGTTTTGATTTCATGCCTTCAAAAGACGCATTACTGTCAAAGGTTGGTCAATTCCAAATAATGTCTACTTTCTCCAAATTCACCTGCCAGTTGGTCTCTCACTAGGTTGAAGATGGTACCAGGCCTGTCGTCTATGTTGAAGCACAGTGCATCCTCCTGCTCTGGCAACTCAATCATGAAATGAGGGTCTCCATCCACTGCAGAGCCATCAACATATTGATCCAGTttttacatttgatttggttGAGGCTAAGCCCATCCAAACTTTGGATCACTATATTATTGTCTGTGCGTGACAGCATGGTGGGCATTGAAAATACTAAATATAAATATAACATTTCTGTAGTCATTTTTGGGACAGTTTCACTACATAGAAAATCCTGAAGTAACCCATGTCTGACAAGAGTGTCACTCTGAATGAAGGGGGACTCACCAAAGTTTGTAGGTGAGATCCTGCTGTGCGTCCAGGCGTTGCTCATCAGCTGGGGTACAAAATGACCTGAAAATCACGTCAAGATGTCAGATGACAAATAACGTTTTCCACATTCAAAGTGGTAAAATGCATTTGATGGTGTCAGCTTTCCATGTCATAAATCCAGGTGAtccactataatgacacagaaAGCCATTTTGTTGAAGGATCCAGTCATGTCCATTCATGTCAGGTGCTTACCAAATCTCTGGGCTTTCTGCCTTTCATCTGTCAAACAGTAGCAGGAGaaaaacagtcagacacacataTTTGACAATCGACGCAAGGATTTCCATTACCACTGAGATAAACATGTCAGATAAGACACGCCAGATGTACTGGTTGTCtccccctgcccctgcccctctcCCAACCCACTGGGTCACATACCCTCGGTCAGCTTGTCGGCGATGAGGGGGCCCTCTGGCTCCTCGTCAGTCTCAGGTTTGGTGACCACCATGGAGGTAAGGGGGGTGACGAAGCTGTACTGCAGGGACATCTCCAGAGCCTGGGCAGTAGCATTTCCTTTCTCCTCCGCAGTACCAGTCTCTCTGACAATAGAAACATAGGACGAATGGTGTTATTGCATTaggttaggattagaggttagGTTCGGTTTAACTTGGGTTAGGTTTGGTTTAACTTACACCACAGGGCAGAAAAGAATGGAATATTTACGAACTGAGTTCCTTTAATATACCCAGCTCCATTCATTAGATCCCAAAGCTAAGCTCTCATCCACCAGTGAGTTTTAGGCATTTGGATAATGCTAAGACACAATTCAGTTCATTCACCAGACATCAGTAATAGCAGTTAGTCGATCACACAGACCTCTTGCTTAACAGTTCTTGGATGGTGAGGTAAGCCCAAAGACGCTCAGTGTAGTCCCCAAATATGTACTCCTGCTCAGGGTACAGTATGTCCCACTCCTGGGCACTGGCCTGGCCTTTGATAATAAAGTCCTCCTCATACtaaaaagagagtgagggagtgagagagaagagaaagaggtaTTAGACacagagaaggagtgagagagaagcaTTAGTTGGGTTGAGTATTGTCCAATACTTGAGTCGCAATGCCCTTCAGGTGCAAAGAAAATATAATCTTTCTAAGCTTAGTATCcgggtggtgtgttgtgttgtgcctgTCTGTTCCTCACCCCATGTGCAAACACCTCCACCAGGAAGTTATCCAGGCTATAGTCAGTGAGCCGGCCAGCTACCACGATCTCTGAGCCGTTGAACAGCTGCTTGTAGTGACTGGTAGTCAGAGAGTTCACCAGGTTGTCAGGGTAACGCAGGTCCACCTCGGAGAGGAGGGGGCTGGCCACTTCCTCATAGAAACCCTGGGACACAAATGCACACATCACCAAGTCATTTGTCTATTGCAATTTTTGACAGTACATTATCAATAATGCCAAAACGTAGGATGGATATAAGACCTCGACCTACATAGTTTTGTCTGTCCTGTGACGCTCCCCATAAGTGATATGGTCAAACCAGAAAGACACAGAAAAGTGACTATTGTGAGATTTGGGACAGAGCCCTGGTTCACACCTGAAGCTGGACGGTGGCATCAGAGCCCTCATAGATCCTTCGGGCCAGTCCCTTGTTCTGTCTAGACATCACATCCAGAAAGGAGTAGTCCACATCATCCCCAAAGCCCAGACAGAACAGAGTCATGTTCCCACCCATAGCAAGAAGGACATTCTCCTGAATCTGTGGTACAGAAGACTCtcctgtacacaaacacacatggcaTGTACCATGACCTTACTGGCTGGATCTAATATAGAGCAATACATCAGATGGCTACTTCAACGTTAAAATGGCAGTCCCAACCAAATAAGTAAGATCAGAAGGGAAGGAAACCTGTACGCACCTGAGTTGGGCATTCCATCTGTCATTAAGATAACCATAGACACACTCCTCTCCGGGACCTTCTTGTCTCGTTTGCCTTTCATTATCATGTCCACAGCTTTCATCACAGCATCATTTATATTAGTGGCTAAAAGGAGAACACCAAAAATCAATCCAGGTGTTATCAAAAATAAATATTTGATAGACATAATTTTGTAACATAAATGCACCTCACTCAGTTTTATCATACTGCTTGCCCAAGTGTTGTACTGCCATAGTTTTACTACTAAAGTCCTACTGACAGAAACATCATTAATGATCTATCTCTGTAAGTCACCCTGTTCCCATTAAACACAATGACTCACTTCCCGAAACAGTTATTCCCTGGATAAATTGTTGGGCTTTTGACACATTTTCCTTGGTGGCCTTGGTAAGAGATTCCTTCCATGTTGAGATGCTAGAGTCAAATAGGACAATGCCGAAGTAGTCGTCCTCAGCCAGGTCATTCAGGATGGCCAGCATAGCTTCCTTTGTCTACGAGGGATCAAAGGCTCTCAGGTCAATCTGAACATGAACTACAATTACAGCACTGCAACCAAGTGATATGTTTCCTgcatccttctctctttcatctTCTCTgatatttctttctttcattctctcagACACACGGTTTCTCTCTTACCTGCTTCATTTTGATTCCGCTCATTGACCCACTCCTATCGATCACAAACACCACATTTTTTGGAACTCGGGGTAAGTCCGAAGGCGCAAAGAAGTGCACAAAGTACCCATTCACTATCTGAAAAATACATACAATGAATATCATTATGACATGAACACCCTGAATtgatggaattgaccccaataCTGATTCTATATTATATTCAACACAGCTGACTTGGATGTCACCGATGGTCTCAGCTCGGTTCACGTCATATTTGATGAAGAAATCCCCGTCAATCAGGGTGCCTTCACAACCCAGGCACTTCCTCTGCTGGTCCAGTGTTGGGCAGAATGAGATGTGTGCCTGAGTGAGTGAGGGCAATATAGttaaacacaaaacaacacagacaAATAGTATTCATCTCTTTCGGAGGATATGTTCCACATGCAGTTGTTTCATAGAACAGAACCGCATCATATACCTTTTTGTCGCTGACTGTTTTCTCCACCAGGGGGAGAAGCTCGTTGGAGATGAAGGTTCCATAGGCCTCCAGGAAGGCAATGCCCTGGGGTTCATAGATATCTGCCACAATCTGTCACAGAGACATGAACAGGACTGATGAGACACAGGACTGAGGAGTCAAGATGATGACAAGATGTTTTGGGGTATAGGGTGTGAACATCTACAGACCTCAAAGTGCTGAACCAGCTGCTTGGGTTTGACCCGGGTCATGATCTCGTATTGGCCCAGTTTACGCTGAAGCAACTCCTCGTGGGTCAAAATGAAGGTGACGTTACTATTGGCCGCGATGTTCACAGACACAGTGAACTTCTCCATCTTCCTCCCTGATGCCCTAGAGTACACAAACACAGGCCCAGTAGGAGGGCAATCACATTTTACACAGGCCCAGTAGGAGGGCAATCACATTttaaacaaaacacacaaacacaggcccaGTAGGAGGGCAATCACATTTTACACAGGCCCAGTAGGAGGGCAATCACATTttaaacaaaacacacaaacacaggcccaGTAGGAGGGCAATCACATTttaaacaaaacacacaaacacaggcccaGTAGGAGGGCAATCACATTTGCAACAAAACACAGGCTGTGATGAAAGAGAATAGGAGTGCCTGGTGTAATGGAAACACGTTTGTACACTCCTCATTGCCCTGGTCCACTCACTTGACCAGTCCTGCAGTCTGCCCTGTGGAAACAGCTTTCTGATACTGCTTCTTggctttctccttctccttcacctCGCCCGTGTACGTCTGACCCTCTATCTCCCTGAGATACACAAACACAGTcattcaaacaaacaaacagaaacacataTATCTGCATACGTATATCTGCACTCACACGCAggtatacacacatacaaacacacacatacacacacagcgcaGAGTAACAGTCCTATGGATTGGTGTTATCATTTCTAGACATAACGTGGCTTCTACACACGCCATGGGTGCTGACTGACATGCTGAAGTTGGTGATGAAGGCGGTCTTGGGCAGATCCACCTCGAAGAACACTTCCTGAGAGGAGTTGGCCTTGTTCAGAGCACTGGAGGTTATGACCGTGTGAGCAAAACGAGAAGCGACCTTACAATCCACCTTTAAACTGTACACCTCCAcctgagagagtaagagagaaagtaagagagagagaggatgagagacagggagagagtgaaagaaaggagaaagaaacAGAAGGGTTTTGAAATGTTTGCTTGACTGTCTAACGTGCCTATAAAACGTTCACACACTttctcaaaatgtattttcctgtTACAGCTGAATAGTGTGAAGTAAGCTGCACCGACTACAAGATTACTGCCAAAACAAATGATTACCGCTGTACTCTTGTGAAAAACATTAACTCAGTGTTTCCAGTAGAAAGACTCGATGAGTCAATCTGGGTGAGCAAAGGCACGTATTTCTAGTGTTGAATATAGTGGTGGCAATGCATGATCATCACAAATAGAACGTAAATATTGTGATTTCCTTACCTCCGCATTATCTGTACTtcttttctgtaaaaaaaaaaaaagaataacatTTAGACACAGTATTATAAAACATACGTTTCTTACAGAGCAAACTGTACGACTTAGACATTTTTTACTTTTCAAGTGGCTGAAACTTCTAGGTGCCAATGATACTGTTGTATTTACAGAAATAGAGAGTAGTTTAACCGTGGCAAAGAGCGAAGGATTTCCTAAAATATTTACTCAACCACATTCTCAAAAATCTGTTTTTGGGAAAATACAAATAACAATATATTAATCAGATTCATCAGGTATCATCAGATTCATCAGGTATCATCAGATTCATCAGGTATCATCAGATTCATCAGGTATCATCAGATTCATCAGGTATCATCAGATTCATCAGGTATCATCAGATTCATCAGGTATCATCAGATGCACCACTGGGTGGTCAAGAGTAGAAGTCTGACGGATTCTGCAACAGATTCCTGTTTTGGATTTGTGTCAGACAGGTTTGTGTCGATGCTGAGCTACCTTTAGTAGCCGTGTAGCACCATCAGAGCCCTGGGATACAAAGCACAAGGGAGAAGTTTGAATTTAGGGTCAGAACGTCAAACTAATTTAACACCTCATAGTCTAATTCATTGTAAAGCATAAACATATTGGCATGAATAAAAATGGATTAATGTACACAGGAGCATGCACAGACACCCACACCCACATACACGAAAGCAGACCAGATATGAATCAAAGTAGAGATGTGTTGACAGAAAAGTAGAAACGGTACAGATACACATCAAGTAAATAGAGTAACAGTAGAGTATATCAGGAGGGGTGAGATGTagtaacagaacagtatagcagcaggggtgagatgtagtaacagtagagtatagcaggaggggtgagatgtagtaacagtagagtatagcaggaggggtgagatgtagtaacagtagagtaTAGCAGGAGGgttgagatgtagtaacagtagagtatatcaggaggggtgagatgtagtaacagaacagtatagcaggaggggtgagatgtagtaacagtagagtatagcaggaggggtgagatgtagtaacagaacagtatagcaggaggggtgagatgtagtaacagtagattatagcaggaggggtgagatgtagtaacagtagagtaTAGCAGGAGGGTTGAGATGTAGTAACAGGACAGTATAGCAGGAGGagtgagatgtagtaacagtagattatagcaggaggggagagatgtagtaacagtagattatagcaggaggggtgagatgtagtaacaggacagtatagcaggaggggtgagatgtagtaacagtagattatagcaggaggggtgggatgtagtaacagtagagtatagcaggaggggagagttgtagtaacagtagattatagcaggaggggtgagatgtagtaacaggacattatagcaggaggggtgagatgtagtaacagtagagtataacaggaggggagggatgtagtaacagtagagtatagcaggaggggagagatgtagtaacagtagattatagcaggaggggtgagatgtagtaacagtagattataacaggaggggagagatgtagtaacagtagattatagcaggaggggtgagatgtagtaacagtagattatagcaggaggggtgagatgtagtaacagtagattataacaggaggggagagatgtagtaacagtagattatagcaggaggggagagatgtagtaacagtagagtatagcaggaggggagagatgtagtaacagtagattatagcaggaggggagagatgtagtaacagtagagtatagcaggcggggagagatgtagtaacagtagattataacaggaggggagagatgtagtaacagtagattataacaggaggggtgagatgtagtaacagtagattataacaggaggggagagatgtagtaacagtagattatagcaggaggggagagatgagagatgtagtaacagtagattataacaggaggagagagatgtagtaacagtagattgtaacaggaggggagagatgtagtaacagtagattatagcaggaggggagagatgagagatgtagtaacaggacagtatagcaggaggggagagatgtagtaacagtagattatagcaggaggggtgagatgtagtaacaggacattatagcaggaggggtgagatgtagtaacagtagagtataacaggaggggagggatgtagtaacagtagagtatagcaggaggggagagatgtagtaacagtagattatagcaggaggggtgagatgtagtaacagtagattataacaggaggggagagatgtagtaacagtagattatagcaggaggggtgagatgtagtaacagtagattatagcaggaggggtgagatgtagtaacagtagattatagcaggaggggtga
This is a stretch of genomic DNA from Oncorhynchus mykiss isolate Arlee chromosome 7, USDA_OmykA_1.1, whole genome shotgun sequence. It encodes these proteins:
- the LOC110527952 gene encoding inter-alpha-trypsin inhibitor heavy chain H3 produces the protein MSGVWTVLLLLGCVFLPALSHGALVISQDDSTPQGSDGATRLLKKRSTDNAEVEVYSLKVDCKVASRFAHTVITSSALNKANSSQEVFFEVDLPKTAFITNFSMEIEGQTYTGEVKEKEKAKKQYQKAVSTGQTAGLVKASGRKMEKFTVSVNIAANSNVTFILTHEELLQRKLGQYEIMTRVKPKQLVQHFEIVADIYEPQGIAFLEAYGTFISNELLPLVEKTVSDKKAHISFCPTLDQQRKCLGCEGTLIDGDFFIKYDVNRAETIGDIQIVNGYFVHFFAPSDLPRVPKNVVFVIDRSGSMSGIKMKQTKEAMLAILNDLAEDDYFGIVLFDSSISTWKESLTKATKENVSKAQQFIQGITVSGTTNINDAVMKAVDMIMKGKRDKKVPERSVSMVILMTDGMPNSGESSVPQIQENVLLAMGGNMTLFCLGFGDDVDYSFLDVMSRQNKGLARRIYEGSDATVQLQGFYEEVASPLLSEVDLRYPDNLVNSLTTSHYKQLFNGSEIVVAGRLTDYSLDNFLVEVFAHGYEEDFIIKGQASAQEWDILYPEQEYIFGDYTERLWAYLTIQELLSKRETGTAEEKGNATAQALEMSLQYSFVTPLTSMVVTKPETDEEPEGPLIADKLTEDERQKAQRFGHFVPQLMSNAWTHSRISPTNFVDGDPHFMIELPEQEDALCFNIDDRPGTIFNLVRDQLAGILVNGQTIGDKKVAPDGKVNTYFGRFGIVHQGLGVRLEVTTHDITVSQDGKQAKLFWSDTASLKGANMDLQVTKDRSLTVTLRDSVRFVVILHKVWKQHPYHQDYLGFYTLDSHLLSPSVHGLLGQFYHGVQFEVKDMRPGEVPEKPDATMLVKGQELTVTRGWQRDFRWDVKNGENIPCWFIHSNGNGLIDGNHTDYIMSGLFKTV